In the genome of Candoia aspera isolate rCanAsp1 chromosome 1, rCanAsp1.hap2, whole genome shotgun sequence, one region contains:
- the GTF2A1L gene encoding TFIIA-alpha and beta-like factor, translating to MHQFTTSTTPAVAAELGSSRSSGAILSLPSGLTYPIQIPPGVTLQTASGHLYKVNMPVVVTQAPGGGTAIQTPVQQIFQQVGRQSLMLQQAPASAIQASTSPLQEPGGGSLLASKPAVSHHLRMAGKDLPGSAAAKPEAIRSQEEAAVGALVSLQPSSSLETPQTVDTTVPVAKSSGVDNARSREAREGISSGGGELSVNLEQPLDPDDIIELIIMGNDLDDSALLSDETSLSFVEELDTSVQMESDLMAQKDISNDLEEIIQLDGTSDLSPKAEIESPRDGEDEELVGIIDAEDLKVLDEEEEEEGENSTSDNQSLNSTSDADEPSVDVIEEDPLNSGDDVSEQETPDVFDTDNIIVCQYDKVQRSKNRWKFYLKDGVMCFGGKDYIFSKAIGDAEW from the exons ATGCATCAATTCACTACCTCTACAACACCAGCAGTAGCAGCTGAACTA GGGTCTTCCAGGTCTAGTGGGGCAATCCTTTCTCTGCCTTCTGGCCTTACCTATCCTATCCAAATACCTCCTGGTGTGACTCTTCAGACAGCTTCTG GGCACTTGTATAAAGTCAATATGCCTGTGGTTGTCACCCAGGCTCCGGGTGGAGGAACTGCCATCCAGACTCCCGTTCAACAAATATTCCAGCAGGTGGGGCGGCAGTCCTTGATGCTGCAGCAGGCCCCAGCCAGCGCCATACAGGCTAGCACATCTCCTCTTCAAGAACCCGGTGGTGGTAGCTTGCTGGCCTCAAAGCCTGCTGTATCCCACCACCTAAGGATGGCGGGGAAAGACTTGCCGGGGTCTGCTGCTGCCAAGCCAGAAGCCATCAGGAGTCAGGAGGAAGCTGCCGTGGGGGCCCTGGTAAGCCTGCAGCCCTCAAGTTCTTTAGAGACTCCCCAGACAGTGGATACAACTGTCCCTGTAGCAAAGTCATCTGGAGTAGACAACGCGAGGTCCAGAGAAGCAAGAGAAGGCATTTCTTCTGGTGGGGGAGAGTTGTCGGTGAATCTGGAGCAGCCCTTGGATCCTGATGATATAATTGAGCTGATAATTATGGGCAATGACTTGGATGACAGTGCCCTTCTCTCTGATGAAACCAGCCTCTCTTTTGTTGAAGAG ctaGATACCAGTGTGCAGATGGAATCAGATCTCATGGCCCAGAAAGACATTTCCAATGATCTTGAAGAAATCATTCAACTAGATGGGACAAGTGACCTCTCTCCCAAAGCAGAAATAGAAAGCCCAAGAGATGGAGAAGATGAGGAGCTTGTTGGTATAATTGATGCTGAAGATTTAAAAGTCctggatgaggaagaagaggaggaaggtgaAAATAGCACTTCAGACAATCAGTCTCTCAACAGCACTAGTGATGCTGATGAACCCTCAGTTGATGTTATTGAGGAG GACCCTTTAAATTCTGGTGACGATGTTAGTGAACAGGAAACACCTGATGTTTTTGACACCGATAATATAATTGTATGCCAATATGACAAG GTTCAGCGAAGTAAGAACAGATGGAAATTCTACTTGAAAGATGGTGTCATGTGCTTTGGGGGAAAGGACTACATTTTCTCCAAAGCGATTGGAGATGCAGAGTGGTGA